One segment of Mus pahari chromosome 11, PAHARI_EIJ_v1.1, whole genome shotgun sequence DNA contains the following:
- the Mrps30 gene encoding 39S ribosomal protein S30, mitochondrial, with product MAAARYWKLLPRGRGLSQNAAVKASASAREVSDLEVVATPVARYPPIVASMTADSKAARQRRVQRWQATVHAAPSADEKIRILTKMQFKKYVVHPQIPALNADRWYQSFTKTVFVSGLPPAPALSPSPPSPDLAALRAAVCDCILQEQVYVRRRQPRSHFDRRQALASSVLDQVVGTLVNLLAPLNPVLSTATLDCKRPVDFYWLRGEERIPAGHRKGHIDALRYQINDKPHNQIRISKQLPEFVPLDYSIPTEIPVMKCKPDKLPLFKRQYENSIFTGSKPADPCCYGHTQFHLLPDKLNRDRLIRQNQAEQVEAVFRANAIASLFAWTGAQAMYQGFWSEADVARPFVSQAVITDGKYFSFFCYQLNTLALTVQADQNNPRKNICWGTQSKPLYETVEDNDVKGFDDEVLLQIVHFLLNKPKEDRAQLLASQEKELDPGP from the exons ATGGCGGCGGCCAGGTATTGGAAACTGTTGCCCCGCGGCCGGGGATTGTCTCAGAATGCCGCTGTTAAGGCGTCCGCCTCGGCCCGGGAGGTGAGCGACCTGGAGGTGGTGGCGACGCCCGTCGCGCGGTACCCGCCGATCGTGGCTTCCATGACCGCCGACAGCAAAGCGGCCCGGCAGCGGCGGGTGCAGCGCTGGCAGGCGACGGTGCACGCGGCCCCGTCGGCGGACGAGAAGATACGGATCCTCACCAAGATGCAGTTCAAGAAGTACGTGGTGCATCCGCAGATCCCGGCCTTGAACGCCGACCGCTGGTACCAGAGCTTCACCAAGACCGTGTTCGTCTCGGGCCTGCCGCCCGCCCCGGCGCTGTCGCCGTCGCCGCCCTCGCCCGACCTCGCCGCCCTGCGTGCCGCCGTGTGCGACTGCATCTTGCAGGAGCAGGTCTACGTGCGGCGCCGCCAGCCCCGCTCCCACTTCGATCGTCGCCAGGCCCTCGCTTCCTCCGTCCTGGACCAGGTCGTGGGGACGCTCGTGAACCTGCTCGCTCCACTCAACCCTGTCCTGAGCACTGCTACTCTCG ATTGTAAACGCCCTGTTGACTTTTATTGGTTGCGTGGTGAAGAACGCATTCCTGCCGGTCATCGAAAAGGTCATATTGATGCTTTACGGTACCAAATAAATGATAAACCACACAACCAGATTCGAATATCTAAGCAACTCCCTGAG tTTGTGCCATTGGATTATTCCATTCCTACAGAAATCCCTGTTATGAAATGTAAACCAGACAAACTCCCATTGTTTAAACGGCAGTATGAAAATAGCATATTTACTG GCTCAAAACCAGCAGATCCCTGCTGTTATGGTCATACCCAGTTCCATCTGTTACCCGACAAACTGAATAGGGACAGGCTGATAAGACAGAACCAAGCTGAGCAGGTAGAAGCTGTCTTCAGAGCTAATGCCATTGCAAGTCTTTTCGCTTGGACCGGAGCACAAGCTATGTACCAAG GGTTCTGGAGTGAAGCAGATGTTGCTCGACCTTTTGTCTCCCAGGCTGTGATCACAGAcggaaaatacttttcttttttctgctacCAGTTAAATACTTTGGCACTGACTGTCCAAGCTGATCAGAACAACCCACGTAAAAATATATGTTGGGGGACACAGAGTAAGCCTCTTTATGAGACAGTGGAAGATAATGATGTGAAAGGCTTTGATGATGAGGTTCTCCTGCAGATAGTTCACTTTCTACTAaataaaccaaaagaagacagagcaCAGCTGTTGGCAAGCCAGGAGAAGGAACTTGATCCGGGACCTTGA